Proteins encoded together in one Streptomyces sp. TLI_171 window:
- a CDS encoding beta-ketoacyl-ACP synthase III produces the protein MSATIKPATGAQFSRILGVGGYRPSRVIPNSEVLNWIDSSDEWIRTRSGIAERRWAGPEETVAEMSVQAAGKAVAMAGISPEQIGGVIVATVSHLKQTPAIATEIAQRLGCGTAPSFDISAACAGFGYGLSLADGMVRGGSAEYVLVIGVERLSDLTDVTDRSTAFIFGDGAGAAIVGPSDTPGIGKVIWGSDGSQADVISQTQAWDTAFAKPDAVNGAGEETKWPALRMEGQTVFRWAVYDMAKVAEQALEAAGITADQLGAFIPHQANMRIIDAMVKKLDLPPNVPVARDIAETGNTSAASIPLAMERMLERGEAKSGDLALIIGFGAGLVYAAAVVTLP, from the coding sequence ATGAGCGCAACCATCAAGCCGGCCACCGGCGCCCAGTTCTCCCGCATCCTCGGCGTGGGCGGCTACCGCCCCTCCCGGGTGATCCCCAACTCCGAGGTCCTGAACTGGATCGACTCCTCGGACGAGTGGATCCGGACCCGTTCCGGCATCGCCGAGCGCCGCTGGGCGGGCCCGGAGGAGACCGTCGCCGAGATGTCGGTGCAGGCTGCCGGCAAGGCCGTCGCGATGGCCGGGATCTCCCCGGAGCAGATCGGCGGCGTCATCGTGGCGACCGTCTCGCACCTGAAGCAGACCCCGGCGATCGCCACCGAGATCGCCCAGCGGCTCGGCTGCGGCACCGCCCCGTCCTTCGACATCTCCGCCGCCTGCGCGGGCTTCGGCTACGGCCTGAGCCTGGCCGACGGCATGGTGCGCGGCGGCAGCGCCGAGTACGTGCTGGTGATCGGCGTGGAGCGGCTCTCCGACCTGACCGACGTGACCGACCGCTCGACGGCTTTCATCTTCGGCGACGGCGCGGGCGCCGCGATCGTCGGCCCCTCGGACACCCCCGGCATCGGCAAGGTGATCTGGGGTTCCGACGGCTCGCAGGCCGACGTGATCTCGCAGACCCAGGCCTGGGACACCGCGTTCGCCAAGCCCGACGCCGTCAACGGCGCCGGCGAGGAGACCAAGTGGCCGGCCCTGCGGATGGAGGGCCAGACGGTCTTCCGCTGGGCGGTGTACGACATGGCGAAGGTCGCCGAGCAGGCCCTGGAGGCCGCCGGGATCACCGCCGACCAGCTCGGCGCGTTCATCCCGCACCAGGCGAACATGCGCATCATCGACGCCATGGTCAAGAAGCTGGACCTGCCCCCGAACGTCCCGGTCGCCCGCGACATCGCGGAGACCGGCAACACCTCCGCCGCCTCCATTCCGCTCGCCATGGAGCGGATGCTGGAGCGCGGCGAGGCGAAGAGCGGCGACCTGGCCCTGATCATCGGCTTCGGGGCCGGTCTGGTCTACGCCGCCGCAGTCGTTACTCTCCCCTAG
- a CDS encoding acyl carrier protein produces MATREEVLEGLAEIVNEIAGIPTEDVALDKSFTDDLDVDSLSMVEVVVAAEERFGAKIPDDEVKNLKTVGDAVDFIVANV; encoded by the coding sequence ATGGCTACCCGCGAAGAGGTTCTCGAAGGTCTCGCCGAGATCGTGAACGAGATCGCCGGCATTCCGACCGAGGACGTCGCGCTCGACAAGTCCTTCACCGACGACCTGGACGTCGACTCGCTGTCCATGGTCGAGGTCGTCGTCGCCGCCGAGGAGCGCTTCGGCGCGAAGATCCCGGACGACGAGGTCAAGAACCTGAAGACCGTCGGCGACGCGGTGGACTTCATCGTCGCCAACGTCTGA
- the fabF gene encoding beta-ketoacyl-ACP synthase II, translating into MTAENRTVVVTGIGAFTPLGGDAATFWEGLLAGKSGVRALTEDWAAELPVRIAARVAVEPGEILPRPLARKLDRSAQFALIAAREAWKDAGFEAPATDDSNELAPERLGAVIASGIGGVTTLLDQYDVLKEQGVRKVSPHTVPMLMPNSPAANVGLEVGARAGVHTPVSACASGAEAIGYAIEMIRTGRADVVVAGGTEAAVHPLPIVAFSNMMAMSKNNEDPEHASRPYDKGRDGFVLGEGAGVIVLESAEHAAARGARVYCEAVGQGLSSDAHHIAQPEPTGAGVARAIDDLFARNDLDRSEVVHVNAHATSTPQGDTAEIKALRRTLGEHLDHVAISATKSMTGHLLGGAGGIETVATVLALYNRMAPPTVNVVDLDDDIDADIVRDEARKLPVEGRIAALNNSFGFGGHNVVLAFRTV; encoded by the coding sequence GTGACTGCTGAAAACCGCACCGTGGTCGTCACGGGTATCGGCGCCTTCACGCCGCTGGGCGGCGACGCCGCCACTTTCTGGGAGGGCCTGCTGGCCGGCAAGTCCGGAGTGCGCGCCCTCACCGAGGACTGGGCGGCCGAGCTGCCCGTCCGGATCGCCGCCCGCGTCGCGGTCGAGCCCGGCGAGATCCTGCCCCGCCCGCTGGCCCGCAAGCTGGACCGCTCGGCCCAGTTCGCGCTGATCGCCGCCCGCGAGGCCTGGAAGGACGCGGGCTTCGAGGCGCCGGCCACCGACGACTCCAACGAGCTCGCCCCCGAGCGCCTGGGCGCGGTCATCGCCTCCGGCATCGGCGGCGTCACCACCCTGCTCGACCAGTACGACGTGCTCAAGGAGCAGGGCGTCCGCAAGGTCTCCCCGCACACCGTCCCGATGCTGATGCCCAACTCCCCGGCCGCCAACGTCGGCCTGGAGGTCGGCGCCCGGGCCGGCGTGCACACCCCCGTCTCCGCCTGCGCCTCCGGCGCCGAGGCGATCGGCTACGCGATCGAGATGATCCGCACCGGCCGCGCCGACGTGGTCGTGGCCGGCGGCACCGAGGCGGCCGTCCACCCGCTGCCGATCGTCGCCTTCTCCAACATGATGGCGATGTCCAAGAACAACGAGGACCCGGAGCACGCCTCCCGCCCGTACGACAAGGGCCGGGACGGCTTCGTCCTCGGCGAGGGCGCCGGCGTGATCGTCCTGGAGTCCGCCGAGCACGCGGCCGCCCGCGGCGCCCGGGTCTACTGCGAGGCCGTCGGCCAGGGCCTGTCCTCGGACGCCCATCACATCGCGCAGCCCGAGCCGACCGGCGCCGGCGTGGCCCGCGCCATCGACGACCTGTTCGCCCGCAACGACCTCGACCGGTCCGAGGTGGTGCACGTCAACGCGCACGCCACCTCGACCCCGCAGGGCGACACCGCCGAGATCAAGGCGCTGCGCCGCACCCTCGGCGAGCACCTCGACCACGTGGCGATCTCCGCCACCAAGTCGATGACCGGCCACCTGCTGGGCGGCGCCGGCGGCATCGAGACCGTCGCCACCGTGCTGGCCCTCTACAACCGGATGGCCCCGCCGACCGTCAACGTGGTCGACCTGGACGACGACATCGACGCGGACATCGTCCGCGACGAGGCCCGCAAGCTGCCGGTCGAGGGCCGCATCGCCGCCCTGAACAACTCGTTCGGCTTCGGCGGCCACAACGTGGTGCTGGCCTTCCGCACCGTCTGA
- a CDS encoding DUF3145 domain-containing protein, with translation MTTRGVLYIHSAPRALCPHVEWAVAGVLGVRVNLDWIRQPAAPGHWRSELSWQGEPGTASRLASALRGWQLMRYEVTSEPCATAEGERYSSTPTLGIFHAVTGIHGDILIPEDRLRAVLLRARSEGTDLETDIARLLGKPWDDELEPFRYAGEGAPVRWLHQVV, from the coding sequence GTGACGACACGTGGTGTGCTCTACATCCACTCCGCGCCCCGCGCACTGTGCCCGCACGTCGAGTGGGCGGTCGCGGGCGTACTCGGCGTGCGGGTCAACCTCGACTGGATCCGGCAGCCCGCCGCGCCCGGCCACTGGAGGTCCGAACTCTCCTGGCAGGGCGAGCCCGGCACCGCCTCCAGGCTCGCCTCCGCGCTGCGCGGCTGGCAGTTGATGCGGTACGAGGTGACCAGCGAGCCCTGCGCCACGGCGGAGGGCGAGCGGTACTCCTCGACGCCCACCCTCGGCATCTTCCACGCCGTGACGGGCATCCACGGCGACATCCTGATCCCCGAGGACCGGCTCCGGGCGGTGCTGCTGCGCGCCCGCAGCGAGGGCACCGACCTGGAGACCGACATCGCCCGCCTGCTCGGGAAGCCCTGGGACGACGAGTTGGAGCCGTTCCGGTACGCGGGCGAGGGCGCGCCCGTCAGGTGGCTGCACCAGGTGGTCTGA
- a CDS encoding NADP-dependent oxidoreductase: MADVTAEQNLPATGREWHLVARPQGWPVPEDFALVEAPVRQPGPGEIVVRNAYLSVDPYMRGRMNDVKSYVPPYALGAPMDGGAVGYVVASQAEGLQVGDAVLHGLGWREYATLDAAHAVKVDPELAPLSAYLGVLGMPGLTAYAGLLEVASFKEGDTVFVSGAAGAVGSLVGQIARLKGAKRVIGSAGSAEKVATLVDGLGFDAAFNYKDGPVAEQLAQAAPDGIDVYFDNVGGEHLEAAIGALTVHGRVTLCGAIAQYNDTGAPTGPRNLALAIGKRLRLQGMIVGDHAALRGQFFTEVGGWLRDGSLRSDETVVEGVENTADAFLGMLRGANTGKMVVKL, from the coding sequence ATGGCAGACGTGACGGCAGAGCAGAACCTCCCGGCCACCGGTCGCGAATGGCACCTGGTGGCCCGCCCGCAGGGCTGGCCGGTGCCCGAGGACTTCGCACTGGTGGAGGCCCCGGTCCGGCAGCCCGGCCCCGGCGAGATCGTGGTCCGCAACGCCTACCTGTCCGTCGACCCTTACATGCGCGGGCGGATGAACGACGTGAAGTCCTACGTCCCGCCGTACGCGCTCGGGGCGCCGATGGACGGCGGCGCGGTCGGCTACGTGGTCGCCTCGCAGGCCGAGGGCCTCCAGGTCGGCGACGCGGTGCTGCACGGGCTCGGCTGGCGCGAGTACGCCACCCTGGACGCCGCGCACGCCGTCAAGGTCGACCCCGAACTCGCCCCGCTCTCCGCCTACCTGGGCGTCCTCGGCATGCCCGGCCTCACCGCGTACGCCGGGCTGCTGGAGGTCGCCTCGTTCAAGGAGGGCGACACCGTGTTCGTCTCCGGCGCGGCCGGCGCGGTCGGCTCGCTGGTGGGCCAGATCGCCCGGCTCAAGGGCGCGAAGCGGGTCATCGGCTCGGCCGGCTCCGCCGAGAAGGTCGCCACCCTGGTCGACGGCCTCGGCTTCGACGCCGCCTTCAACTACAAGGACGGCCCGGTCGCCGAGCAGCTCGCCCAGGCCGCGCCCGACGGCATCGACGTCTACTTCGACAACGTCGGCGGCGAGCACCTGGAGGCCGCGATCGGCGCGCTCACCGTGCACGGCCGGGTCACCCTGTGCGGCGCGATCGCCCAGTACAACGACACCGGCGCGCCCACCGGGCCGCGCAACCTCGCCCTCGCCATCGGCAAGCGGCTGCGCCTGCAGGGCATGATCGTCGGCGACCACGCCGCGCTGCGCGGCCAGTTCTTCACCGAGGTCGGCGGCTGGCTGCGGGACGGCTCGCTGCGCTCCGACGAGACCGTGGTCGAGGGCGTGGAGAACACCGCGGACGCCTTCCTCGGCATGCTGCGCGGCGCGAACACCGGGAAGATGGTCGTAAAGCTCTGA
- a CDS encoding MarR family winged helix-turn-helix transcriptional regulator gives MTEAQAAPADPITLEVVDLMARLVGLFHREYEEAAAARSLTGAQAKVLALLRRGPMPMRHIAQTLSCEPSNITGIVDRLEGRGFVTRESDPQDRRVKLVVATDAGVSASAELRESLNFAREPLAALDDRERAQLRDLLRRMLDSTAND, from the coding sequence ATGACGGAGGCGCAGGCAGCACCCGCCGACCCGATCACGCTGGAGGTCGTCGACCTGATGGCGCGCCTGGTCGGGCTGTTCCACCGCGAGTACGAGGAGGCCGCCGCCGCCCGCTCGCTGACCGGCGCCCAGGCCAAGGTGCTGGCGCTGCTGCGGCGCGGGCCGATGCCGATGCGGCACATCGCCCAGACCCTCTCCTGCGAGCCGTCCAACATCACCGGCATCGTCGACCGGCTGGAGGGCCGCGGCTTCGTGACCCGCGAGTCCGACCCGCAGGACCGCCGGGTCAAGCTGGTGGTGGCCACCGACGCCGGGGTGTCCGCCTCGGCCGAGCTGCGCGAGTCGCTGAACTTCGCCCGCGAGCCGCTGGCGGCGCTCGACGACCGGGAGCGCGCCCAACTGCGCGACCTGCTGCGGCGGATGCTCGACTCCACCGCGAACGACTGA
- a CDS encoding LCP family protein — protein sequence MTDANQSPAAAHSRGRRIARGLGAAAAALVVAAGGLGAWYYQRLDHNITTFAAEGIASSRPPAGPTATTGGRPVNVLLLGSDTREDGNSALGGGDEGVGHSDTAILLHVYADHKHAVGVSIPRDTLVTVPPCRLQDGRWTTTKTNQMFNSAFTVGQFAAGNPACTQNTVETLTGLRVDHTLVVDFKGFAAITSAVGGVDVCVPNDVDSYGIHLTKGRQTVSGQQAVDYVRARHGIGDSSDIGRMLRQQAFMSSLIKKVQGQGFDLTTLLPLADAATKSLTVDPELGSPYKLVEFAQSLQDIKLADIQFVTLPWRFQGERVAVVEPDASILWNLLRQDRTLDGRLTGGSTATAGSAATATPSATPPAGAVPSPTTSPSAGSPATGNPSAGNPSAGSSPDAAAFEVPIVVHNAARTAGLAGRTALALRGSGYEDITIGVNTPAQPTTVIEYPPALRSAAERLAQLYPGAELRPVTGAEGLTLTLGQDRAADASGSGAGTGVGAGASPSALPSTIPDGITGNTRPADTDLCSDLSFG from the coding sequence ATGACCGACGCCAATCAGAGCCCCGCCGCGGCCCACTCCCGCGGCCGACGAATAGCCCGGGGCCTCGGAGCTGCCGCCGCCGCGCTGGTCGTCGCCGCCGGCGGACTCGGTGCCTGGTACTACCAGCGGCTCGACCACAACATCACGACCTTCGCCGCCGAGGGCATCGCCTCCAGCCGGCCCCCGGCCGGGCCGACCGCCACCACCGGCGGACGGCCCGTCAACGTCCTGCTGCTCGGATCGGACACCCGCGAGGACGGGAACAGCGCACTGGGCGGCGGGGACGAGGGCGTCGGGCACTCCGACACCGCGATCCTGCTCCACGTGTACGCCGACCACAAGCACGCCGTCGGCGTGTCGATCCCCCGCGACACCCTGGTCACCGTCCCGCCGTGCCGGCTCCAGGACGGGCGCTGGACCACCACCAAGACCAACCAGATGTTCAACTCGGCCTTCACCGTCGGCCAGTTCGCGGCCGGCAACCCGGCCTGCACGCAGAACACCGTGGAGACCCTGACCGGCCTGCGGGTCGACCACACCCTGGTGGTCGACTTCAAGGGCTTCGCGGCCATCACCAGCGCCGTCGGCGGCGTGGACGTGTGCGTGCCCAACGACGTCGACTCGTACGGCATCCACCTCACCAAGGGCCGGCAGACCGTCTCCGGGCAGCAGGCCGTCGACTACGTCCGCGCCCGGCACGGCATCGGCGACAGCTCCGACATCGGCCGGATGCTCCGCCAGCAGGCCTTCATGTCCTCGCTGATCAAGAAGGTGCAGGGCCAGGGCTTCGACCTGACCACGCTGCTGCCGCTGGCCGACGCCGCCACCAAGTCGCTCACCGTCGACCCCGAGCTCGGCTCCCCCTACAAGCTCGTCGAGTTCGCCCAGTCCTTGCAGGACATCAAGCTCGCCGACATCCAGTTCGTCACCCTCCCCTGGCGGTTCCAGGGCGAGCGCGTCGCCGTGGTCGAACCCGACGCGAGCATCCTGTGGAACCTGCTGCGCCAGGACCGCACCCTCGACGGCCGCCTCACCGGCGGCAGCACCGCCACCGCGGGCAGTGCCGCCACCGCAACGCCGTCCGCCACGCCGCCCGCCGGCGCCGTGCCCTCGCCGACCACCAGCCCCTCGGCCGGCAGCCCGGCAACCGGCAACCCTTCGGCCGGGAACCCTTCGGCCGGCAGCAGCCCGGACGCCGCGGCCTTCGAGGTGCCGATCGTCGTCCACAACGCGGCCAGGACCGCCGGTCTGGCCGGCCGTACCGCGCTCGCGCTGCGCGGCAGCGGCTACGAGGACATCACCATCGGCGTCAACACGCCCGCCCAGCCGACCACGGTGATCGAGTACCCGCCCGCGCTGCGCTCCGCCGCCGAACGCCTCGCCCAGCTCTACCCCGGCGCCGAACTCCGCCCCGTCACCGGCGCCGAGGGGCTCACCCTGACCCTCGGCCAGGATCGGGCCGCCGACGCCTCCGGCTCGGGGGCCGGAACCGGAGTCGGCGCCGGTGCCTCGCCGAGCGCGCTGCCGTCCACCATCCCGGACGGCATCACCGGCAACACCCGCCCCGCCGACACCGACCTCTGCTCCGACCTCAGCTTCGGCTGA
- a CDS encoding 1-aminocyclopropane-1-carboxylate deaminase/D-cysteine desulfhydrase: MLVPAALPTPLVTVDDPELAAAGVELRLKRDDLAHPAVPGNKWRKLAPNLEQALAQGRRGLLTYGGAYSTHVRAVAAAAKALGLASVGVIRGAELAEAPRNWSLARAERDGMVLEFVERSRYREVADGRREAREGYLVLPEGGSNALAVHGAAVVGAELAGQLPGGPDGQDVVCCPVGTGGTLAGIAAGLPAGVQALGVAVLRGGEGYLEREVTALHQAAYGREFDNWRVVHGWHGGGYGRVPAVLERFAARFESAHGVPVERRYVAKALWAVYGLAQAGELTGRRVTVVVTGVPDPQG; encoded by the coding sequence ATGCTCGTGCCCGCCGCCCTGCCCACGCCGTTGGTGACCGTCGACGACCCGGAGCTCGCCGCGGCGGGCGTGGAGCTGCGGCTGAAGCGTGACGACCTGGCGCACCCGGCGGTGCCCGGCAACAAGTGGCGCAAGCTCGCGCCGAACCTGGAGCAGGCCCTGGCGCAGGGGCGCCGGGGCCTGCTCACCTACGGCGGGGCGTACTCGACGCACGTCCGGGCGGTGGCGGCCGCGGCGAAGGCGCTCGGGCTGGCCAGCGTCGGGGTGATCCGCGGCGCGGAGCTGGCGGAGGCGCCGCGGAACTGGTCGCTGGCCCGGGCCGAACGGGACGGGATGGTGCTGGAGTTCGTCGAGCGCTCCCGCTACCGGGAGGTGGCGGACGGCCGGCGGGAGGCGCGGGAGGGGTACCTCGTCCTGCCGGAGGGCGGGTCGAACGCGCTCGCCGTGCACGGGGCGGCGGTCGTCGGCGCGGAGCTCGCGGGCCAGCTCCCGGGCGGGCCGGACGGGCAGGACGTGGTGTGCTGCCCGGTCGGCACCGGCGGCACGCTGGCCGGGATCGCCGCTGGCCTGCCCGCGGGGGTACAGGCGCTCGGGGTGGCCGTGCTGCGCGGCGGCGAGGGCTACCTGGAGCGTGAGGTGACGGCCCTCCACCAGGCCGCGTACGGACGGGAGTTCGACAACTGGCGGGTGGTGCACGGCTGGCACGGCGGCGGCTACGGCCGGGTGCCGGCCGTGCTGGAACGATTCGCCGCACGGTTCGAGTCCGCCCACGGGGTGCCGGTGGAGCGGCGGTACGTGGCCAAGGCGCTGTGGGCGGTGTACGGCCTGGCCCAGGCGGGCGAGCTGACGGGCCGTCGGGTGACGGTGGTGGTGACGGGGGTCCCGGACCCGCAGGGCTGA
- a CDS encoding ankyrin repeat domain-containing protein: MTAIDQRLLVAAQAGDLAAAEAALADGANVEARDPHGRTPLLIAALADHVPVAELLVKAGADPDAQDEREDSPWLVTGVTGSVAMMRALLAAGPDFGLTNRFGGVSLIPAAERGHVAYVRAVLDETDIDVDHVNRLGWTALLEAVILGDGGRAHTEVVRLLLAAGADAQLPDADGMTALQHAERRGFDTLADLLRGATTSLDPENGGAA, encoded by the coding sequence ATGACTGCGATCGACCAGCGCCTGCTCGTGGCCGCACAGGCCGGCGACCTCGCCGCCGCCGAGGCCGCTTTGGCGGACGGTGCCAACGTGGAAGCGCGCGATCCGCACGGGCGGACGCCACTGCTGATCGCGGCCCTCGCCGACCACGTGCCGGTCGCCGAACTCCTCGTCAAGGCCGGCGCCGACCCGGACGCACAGGACGAGCGGGAGGACAGTCCCTGGCTGGTCACCGGCGTCACCGGCAGCGTCGCGATGATGCGCGCCCTGCTGGCCGCCGGGCCGGACTTCGGACTGACCAACCGGTTCGGCGGAGTGAGCCTGATACCCGCGGCCGAGCGCGGCCATGTCGCCTACGTGCGCGCCGTGTTGGACGAGACGGACATCGACGTCGACCACGTCAACCGCCTGGGCTGGACGGCCCTGCTGGAGGCCGTGATCCTCGGTGACGGCGGCCGCGCCCACACCGAGGTGGTCCGCCTGCTGCTGGCCGCCGGAGCGGACGCGCAGCTCCCCGACGCGGACGGCATGACGGCCCTCCAGCACGCCGAGCGGCGCGGCTTCGACACCCTCGCCGACCTGCTCCGGGGCGCCACCACCTCACTGGATCCCGAGAACGGGGGTGCCGCATGA
- a CDS encoding collagenase, with protein MRKEQRGRARITFRSRVFPQVTYDNSGSTRVYNWGYLAVRYLLRSHPQDVAAYLAKTRTGDFTGARALLTGIGTSCDADFAGYLAACGAGDCGTLAPAAPLCTHQDTRWFEQDSRRDDTAAATGNYSYAFLNPRPA; from the coding sequence ATGCGGAAGGAGCAGCGCGGACGGGCCCGGATCACCTTCCGATCTCGGGTCTTCCCTCAGGTCACCTACGACAACAGCGGCTCCACCCGGGTCTACAACTGGGGCTACCTGGCCGTGCGTTACCTGCTCCGGTCGCACCCGCAGGACGTCGCCGCCTACCTGGCGAAGACCCGCACCGGCGACTTCACCGGCGCCCGCGCCCTCCTCACCGGCATCGGCACCTCCTGCGACGCCGACTTCGCCGGCTACCTGGCCGCCTGCGGCGCGGGCGACTGCGGAACCCTGGCGCCCGCCGCCCCGCTCTGCACCCACCAGGACACCCGGTGGTTCGAGCAGGACTCCCGCCGCGACGACACCGCGGCCGCCACCGGCAACTACAGCTACGCCTTCCTGAACCCCCGGCCGGCGTGA
- a CDS encoding PPC domain-containing protein: MKQVTITTAGGTGNADLYWNPTGWATTGSYTARSTGSGNGETLTVTDPPAGWVYFSLYAEQGFSGVTVTTQY, translated from the coding sequence GTGAAGCAGGTGACCATCACCACCGCCGGCGGCACCGGCAACGCCGACCTCTACTGGAACCCGACCGGCTGGGCGACCACCGGCTCGTACACCGCGCGGTCCACCGGCAGCGGCAACGGCGAGACGCTGACCGTCACCGATCCGCCCGCGGGCTGGGTGTACTTCAGCCTCTACGCGGAGCAGGGCTTCTCCGGAGTCACCGTCACCACCCAGTACTGA
- a CDS encoding serine protease: MPRTSPRAGRGPVAAAGALTLLLAAAAGCDSAARPAGPAPATPPPTARPAPADRAGDRVGPLFLDGLDGDRYCTASVVHSRDRDLLITAAHCAAPSGRPVEGLVFAPGYRNQQAPYGSWPISAVTVDPRWGTGEDDEQYDVAFLTVEEVDGRRIEDVVGAEQFGSGPGSGLEVTVTGYPNADDFPITCRTRATSDRADRQRFDCAGFADGTSGSPWVTDEGRVVGVIGGYQQGGDSPDISYSVVFGDPIADLYRQADGD, from the coding sequence GTGCCCCGCACCTCCCCCCGGGCCGGACGCGGCCCGGTCGCCGCGGCCGGTGCGCTGACCCTCCTGCTGGCCGCCGCCGCAGGCTGCGACTCGGCCGCCCGGCCCGCCGGCCCGGCGCCCGCGACGCCGCCGCCCACCGCCCGGCCCGCCCCCGCGGACCGGGCCGGCGACCGGGTGGGCCCGCTGTTCCTCGACGGCCTGGACGGCGACCGGTACTGCACCGCCTCCGTGGTGCACAGCCGCGACCGCGACCTGCTGATCACCGCCGCCCACTGCGCGGCCCCCTCCGGTCGGCCCGTGGAAGGCCTGGTGTTCGCCCCTGGATATCGCAACCAGCAGGCTCCGTACGGAAGTTGGCCGATCAGTGCGGTGACGGTCGACCCCCGCTGGGGAACCGGGGAGGACGACGAGCAGTACGACGTCGCCTTCCTCACCGTTGAGGAGGTCGACGGACGGCGGATCGAGGACGTGGTGGGCGCCGAGCAGTTCGGCAGCGGCCCCGGCTCAGGTCTGGAGGTCACCGTCACCGGCTACCCCAACGCCGACGACTTCCCGATCACCTGCCGGACCCGCGCCACCTCCGACCGAGCCGACCGGCAGCGCTTCGACTGCGCCGGGTTCGCCGACGGCACCAGCGGCAGCCCCTGGGTGACCGACGAGGGCCGGGTGGTCGGAGTGATAGGGGGCTACCAGCAGGGTGGCGACTCCCCCGACATCTCCTACAGCGTGGTCTTCGGCGACCCGATCGCCGACCTCTACCGGCAGGCCGACGGCGACTGA
- a CDS encoding FGGY family carbohydrate kinase, with protein MAIVAGIDSSTTRTRIVACDADTGAVLRQGRAPHPLPEGEDARTTEVDPQSWLHSLGDAAAGGLLEGVRAIGVSAQQHGLIGLDAGGVLVRPAMLWNDPRSAGSAAALLDALGGVQPWVEAIGAVPGPTYTIAKLRWLAEFEPVSAQRIAEVLLPHDWLVSQLLGGPKRPTTDRGDASGTGYWSPVTGEYRQDLIKLALGHELKVPHVLGPADPAGHTPEGLLISAGTGENMAASLGLGLGLGDAVVSLGGNGTIFAVHDRAVVDPSGLVSSFADATGRHLPMVATLNAAQVLRSTAAMLGTDVEGLSELALQSSPGSYGMVFLPYLDGERTPKLPQAAGTLAGLRAESMGPHHVARAAVEGMLCNLAEALDVLRGHGVAVHRVFLLGTAGRLPAVQQIAPQVFGLPVVVPPPGDHAARGAARQAAWALAGTAEPPHWELPDLTVLAPEQEHDLAVGSAVRQQYAAMREQHHPETAGS; from the coding sequence ATGGCCATCGTCGCGGGCATCGACAGTTCCACCACTCGCACCCGGATCGTCGCGTGCGACGCCGACACCGGCGCCGTGCTCAGGCAGGGCCGGGCCCCGCATCCGCTGCCGGAGGGCGAGGACGCCAGAACCACCGAGGTGGACCCGCAGAGCTGGCTGCACTCGCTCGGCGACGCTGCCGCGGGGGGCCTGCTGGAGGGCGTCCGGGCGATCGGCGTGTCCGCGCAGCAGCACGGCCTGATCGGTCTGGACGCCGGCGGCGTGCTGGTGCGGCCCGCGATGCTGTGGAACGACCCCCGCTCGGCGGGTTCGGCGGCCGCGCTGCTGGACGCGCTGGGCGGGGTGCAGCCCTGGGTCGAGGCGATCGGCGCCGTTCCGGGGCCGACGTACACCATCGCCAAGCTGCGCTGGCTGGCCGAGTTCGAGCCGGTGTCGGCGCAGCGGATCGCCGAGGTGCTGCTGCCGCACGACTGGCTGGTCTCGCAGCTGCTGGGCGGCCCGAAGCGCCCCACCACCGACCGGGGCGACGCCTCCGGCACCGGCTACTGGTCGCCGGTCACCGGCGAGTACCGGCAGGACCTGATCAAGCTGGCGCTGGGCCACGAGCTGAAGGTGCCGCACGTGCTCGGCCCGGCCGATCCCGCCGGCCACACCCCGGAGGGGCTGCTGATCTCGGCCGGCACCGGCGAGAACATGGCGGCCTCGCTGGGCCTCGGGCTGGGGCTGGGCGACGCGGTGGTGTCGCTCGGCGGCAACGGCACGATCTTCGCGGTGCACGACCGGGCGGTGGTCGACCCGTCCGGGCTGGTCTCCTCGTTCGCGGACGCCACCGGCCGGCACCTGCCGATGGTGGCCACGCTGAACGCCGCGCAGGTGCTGCGCTCCACCGCGGCGATGCTCGGCACCGACGTGGAGGGCCTCTCCGAGCTGGCGCTGCAGTCCTCGCCCGGCTCGTACGGGATGGTCTTCCTGCCGTACCTGGACGGCGAGCGCACCCCGAAGCTGCCGCAGGCCGCCGGGACCCTGGCCGGCCTGCGGGCCGAGTCGATGGGGCCGCACCACGTGGCGCGGGCCGCCGTCGAGGGCATGCTGTGCAACCTGGCGGAGGCGCTCGACGTGCTGCGCGGGCACGGGGTGGCGGTGCACCGGGTGTTCCTGCTGGGGACGGCCGGGCGGCTGCCGGCCGTGCAGCAGATCGCGCCGCAGGTGTTCGGGCTGCCCGTGGTGGTGCCGCCGCCGGGCGACCACGCGGCCCGCGGTGCGGCCCGGCAGGCGGCCTGGGCGCTCGCCGGGACGGCCGAGCCGCCGCACTGGGAGCTGCCGGACCTCACCGTGCTGGCCCCCGAGCAGGAGCACGACCTGGCGGTCGGGAGCGCGGTGCGCCAGCAGTACGCGGCCATGCGCGAGCAGCACCACCCCGAGACCGCCGGGTCCTGA